Proteins encoded within one genomic window of Saccharopolyspora pogona:
- a CDS encoding DeoR/GlpR family DNA-binding transcription regulator produces the protein MAEDGGMPVNQQERREQIRQEVLASGFVRIEGLAAKHGVSGMTIHRDLDVLEQQGWLRKVRGGATSTPTALLETSVRARIADAADEKARIAKHAVRLVSPGQVVALDDSTSALAVAERLAPLGPLTVVTNFLSVINLLSGEPGLHLIGLGGDYQPPYDAFLGLHTASMARTMRSDVLFMSTTAVVEGHCLHRSQETIQVKRALMETTGKRVLLLDHSKFDRRAVHELAPLTEFDVVVVDPGTPKPLLDELRSAGVALEVAEG, from the coding sequence GTGGCCGAGGACGGCGGCATGCCGGTCAACCAGCAGGAGCGGCGCGAGCAAATCCGCCAGGAAGTGCTGGCCAGCGGGTTCGTCCGCATCGAGGGGCTGGCCGCCAAGCACGGCGTCAGCGGGATGACCATCCACCGCGACCTGGACGTCCTCGAACAGCAAGGTTGGCTGCGCAAGGTGCGCGGCGGCGCGACATCGACGCCGACCGCGCTGCTGGAGACCTCGGTGCGGGCCCGGATCGCCGACGCGGCCGACGAGAAGGCCCGCATCGCCAAGCACGCGGTGCGACTCGTTTCGCCTGGTCAGGTAGTTGCGCTCGATGACAGCACCAGTGCGCTGGCGGTCGCCGAACGGCTTGCCCCGCTGGGTCCGCTCACCGTCGTGACGAACTTCCTGTCCGTGATCAACCTGCTCAGCGGCGAACCCGGCCTGCACCTGATCGGACTCGGCGGCGACTACCAGCCGCCCTACGACGCGTTCCTCGGCCTGCACACCGCCAGCATGGCCCGCACGATGCGCTCCGACGTGCTGTTCATGTCGACCACCGCGGTGGTCGAGGGGCACTGCCTGCACCGCTCGCAGGAGACGATCCAGGTCAAGCGCGCACTGATGGAGACCACCGGCAAGCGGGTGCTGCTGCTGGATCACTCCAAGTTCGACCGGCGCGCCGTGCACGAGTTGGCGCCGTTGACCGAGTTCGACGTCGTCGTGGTCGATCCCGGAACCCCAAAGCCGCTGCTCGACGAGCTGCGGTCGGCGGGCGTGGCGCTGGAGGTTGCCGAAGGCTGA
- a CDS encoding NAD(P)H-quinone dehydrogenase, with protein sequence MTRIVIMGGGPAGYEAALVAASNGADVTLVEPEGLGGACVLYDCVPSKTFIASAGARSAFRDARDLGIRTKSEDSDVDVAVVHGRVKGLALAQSADIRSRVRREGVKILPGRARFTNPTKGMAVHHIGVDLADGGFEELAADVVLIATGATPRILQGAEPDGERILTWRQLYDLPELPEHLAVIGSGVTGVEFASAYTEMGVKVTMISSRDRVLPHEDADAAAVLEEVFAERGTEVVKHARAEKVERTDSGVLIHLADGRQVEASHALMTVGSVPNTTDIGLERAGIEPDRGGYIPVDRVSRTNVPGVYAAGDCTGLLLLASVAGMQGRIAMWHALGEGVTPIKLKTVAANVFTHPEIATVGISQQAIDCGDVPARTVMMPLATNPRAKMEGLRRGFLKVFCRPQTGVVVGGVVVAPNASELILPIALAVQNQVTVDNLANTFSVYPSLSGSLTEAGRLLMRHDDLD encoded by the coding sequence GTGACCCGCATCGTGATCATGGGAGGCGGCCCCGCGGGCTACGAGGCGGCGCTGGTCGCGGCTTCGAACGGGGCGGACGTCACGCTGGTCGAGCCGGAGGGCCTCGGCGGGGCGTGCGTGCTCTACGACTGCGTGCCGTCGAAGACCTTCATCGCGTCCGCGGGCGCCCGCTCCGCGTTCCGGGACGCGCGTGATCTCGGCATCCGCACCAAGAGCGAGGACTCCGACGTCGACGTCGCGGTCGTGCACGGCCGGGTCAAGGGCCTGGCGCTCGCGCAGTCCGCCGACATCCGCTCCAGGGTCCGCCGCGAGGGCGTGAAGATCCTGCCCGGCCGCGCGCGGTTCACCAACCCGACCAAGGGCATGGCCGTCCACCACATCGGGGTCGACCTCGCCGACGGCGGCTTCGAGGAGTTGGCCGCGGACGTCGTCCTGATCGCCACCGGCGCCACGCCCCGCATCCTCCAGGGCGCCGAGCCCGACGGGGAGCGGATCCTGACCTGGCGGCAGCTCTACGACCTGCCCGAACTGCCTGAGCACCTGGCCGTGATCGGCTCCGGTGTGACCGGTGTGGAGTTCGCCTCCGCGTACACCGAGATGGGCGTCAAGGTCACCATGATCTCCAGCCGCGACCGGGTGCTGCCGCACGAGGACGCGGACGCCGCTGCGGTGCTGGAAGAGGTCTTCGCCGAGCGCGGTACCGAGGTCGTCAAGCACGCCCGGGCGGAGAAGGTGGAGCGCACCGACTCGGGGGTGCTGATTCACCTCGCAGATGGGCGGCAGGTCGAGGCCAGCCACGCGCTGATGACGGTCGGCTCGGTGCCGAACACCACCGACATCGGCCTGGAGCGGGCGGGCATCGAGCCCGACCGCGGCGGCTACATCCCCGTCGACCGGGTGTCGCGGACCAACGTGCCCGGCGTCTACGCGGCAGGCGACTGCACCGGTCTGCTGCTGCTGGCATCGGTGGCGGGCATGCAGGGCCGCATCGCGATGTGGCACGCGCTCGGCGAAGGCGTCACGCCGATCAAGCTCAAGACCGTCGCGGCGAACGTCTTCACGCACCCGGAAATTGCCACGGTCGGGATCAGCCAGCAGGCGATCGACTGCGGAGACGTGCCCGCGCGGACCGTGATGATGCCGCTGGCCACCAACCCGCGGGCGAAGATGGAAGGCCTGCGGCGCGGTTTCCTGAAGGTCTTCTGCCGCCCGCAGACCGGCGTGGTCGTCGGTGGCGTCGTCGTGGCGCCGAACGCCAGCGAGCTGATCCTGCCGATCGCGCTCGCGGTGCAGAACCAGGTGACGGTGGACAACCTGGCGAACACGTTCTCGGTGTACCCGTCTCTGTCCGGCTCGCTGACCGAGGCCGGCCGCCTGCTGATGCGCCACGACGACCTGGACTGA
- a CDS encoding thiol-disulfide oxidoreductase DCC family protein, which translates to MSELPVLIYDGDCGFCTRSVRLAERLPVRIRIQAWQEADLAAMRTTADRARHEVLWVATSGRVFGGAAAVAELLKECRAPWPVLGWGMSAPVLRLLADRAYRWVAANRFRLPGATPACQLPPAERPGHSDRS; encoded by the coding sequence ATGAGTGAGCTGCCGGTGTTGATCTACGACGGCGACTGCGGGTTCTGCACGCGTAGCGTGCGGCTCGCGGAGCGGTTGCCGGTCCGCATACGCATCCAGGCTTGGCAGGAGGCAGATCTCGCGGCGATGCGGACAACCGCGGACCGGGCCCGGCACGAGGTGCTGTGGGTGGCCACGTCCGGTCGGGTGTTCGGCGGCGCGGCCGCGGTCGCGGAACTGCTCAAGGAGTGCCGCGCGCCGTGGCCGGTGCTCGGTTGGGGCATGTCCGCCCCGGTGCTGCGGCTGCTGGCCGATCGGGCGTATCGGTGGGTCGCGGCGAACCGCTTCCGGCTGCCCGGAGCCACCCCGGCCTGCCAGCTGCCACCCGCCGAACGTCCCGGCCATTCGGATCGTTCCTGA
- a CDS encoding DUF3224 domain-containing protein has protein sequence MRADGTFSVAALVPAELAPSPAVTTGVAVGVSTMEKHFEGEVVGRSAMLFTAAFDQAKGAGTYVAMESFEGSLHGREGAFNFAHSATTSGSDRSNEFFTIVPLRETGELAGITGGGGLAVDADGTHRVWFEYELGAASPES, from the coding sequence ATGAGAGCCGACGGAACCTTCAGCGTCGCGGCGCTCGTACCGGCGGAGCTGGCACCATCCCCGGCCGTGACCACCGGGGTCGCCGTCGGGGTCTCGACGATGGAGAAGCATTTCGAGGGCGAGGTCGTCGGCCGCTCGGCGATGCTGTTCACCGCCGCGTTTGATCAGGCGAAGGGCGCCGGTACCTACGTGGCGATGGAGTCCTTCGAGGGTTCTTTGCACGGCCGCGAGGGCGCGTTCAACTTTGCCCACTCGGCGACCACTTCCGGCAGCGACCGCAGCAACGAGTTCTTCACCATCGTGCCGTTGCGCGAGACCGGTGAGCTGGCCGGGATCACCGGCGGCGGCGGATTGGCCGTCGACGCCGACGGCACGCACCGGGTTTGGTTCGAGTACGAGCTCGGGGCCGCTTCGCCGGAGTCCTGA
- a CDS encoding WYL domain-containing protein, which yields MRWAEPQETTRTVQPYGVVLNAGHWYLSAGAAELIRTYRISRIVGMHVLDERFTRPPGFDLARRTAKRQPR from the coding sequence CTGCGCTGGGCCGAACCCCAGGAGACGACCCGAACCGTGCAGCCGTACGGGGTGGTCCTGAATGCGGGCCACTGGTACCTCTCGGCCGGTGCGGCCGAACTGATCCGCACCTACCGCATCTCCCGGATCGTCGGCATGCACGTCCTCGACGAGCGCTTCACCCGGCCGCCCGGGTTCGACCTCGCTCGCCGTACAGCGAAACGCCAGCCGCGCTGA
- a CDS encoding HAD family hydrolase, which produces MPHQPRSESGADRIDLVLLDVGGPIYDDKAYRDALLRAARELAAEDGRSIEEAEFQQVYDERRQAQGGSLRTAVAERFFTAQDRQRLSDRAERYWEYPSSALHPDVLPTLRQLAGRYKIAVVANQRAVVVDALRRDGVADFIDIWAVSEVVGAEKPDPRIFQHALREAGVEPKHAVHVGNRLDTDVRGAHRVGLRTVWVVRGEAPPEPTPEQFAEPDVAVYSLAELPDALERLQEAR; this is translated from the coding sequence GTGCCGCATCAACCCCGTTCCGAATCGGGAGCCGACCGCATCGACCTCGTGCTGCTCGACGTCGGCGGCCCCATCTACGACGACAAGGCCTACCGCGACGCGTTGCTGCGTGCCGCGCGCGAACTGGCGGCCGAAGACGGCCGGAGCATCGAGGAAGCCGAGTTTCAGCAGGTCTACGACGAGCGCCGCCAAGCCCAGGGCGGGTCCCTGCGCACCGCGGTCGCCGAGCGGTTCTTCACTGCGCAGGACCGGCAGCGGTTGTCCGACCGCGCCGAGCGCTACTGGGAGTACCCGTCATCGGCGCTGCACCCCGACGTGCTCCCGACGCTGCGGCAGCTCGCCGGGCGCTACAAAATCGCGGTCGTGGCCAACCAGCGGGCGGTCGTCGTGGACGCGTTGCGCCGGGATGGCGTGGCCGACTTCATCGACATCTGGGCGGTTTCGGAGGTCGTCGGCGCGGAGAAGCCGGACCCGCGGATCTTCCAGCACGCCCTGCGGGAAGCCGGCGTCGAGCCGAAGCACGCGGTGCACGTCGGCAACCGCCTCGACACGGACGTGCGCGGCGCGCACCGCGTCGGGCTGCGCACGGTGTGGGTGGTGCGCGGCGAAGCTCCGCCGGAACCGACGCCGGAGCAGTTCGCCGAACCCGATGTGGCGGTGTACTCGCTGGCCGAACTGCCCGATGCCTTGGAGAGGTTGCAGGAGGCCCGATGA
- a CDS encoding FGGY-family carbohydrate kinase: MITIGIDAGTSVVKSVAYSADGTELAVTRRPTRVEHPRPGWAEQNMPEVWSAVADTVAEFVAELGTDVAALAITAQGDGCWLVDAAGHPTGPALLWNDARASAIAANWADSGLLAELFKINGSVGFAGLPHAQLSWLAEHEPARITAAEKMLTCGGWLFHCLTRRLAWDVSEASNPFLDARTGQYSAAVLGELGLGWAQRLLPEAVDGAQRLAPLQGSAAARLGVPEGTPVVLGSYDVISTAIGAGVTEPGQACTILGTTICTEAISDGPRLERTPVGMSLRTPMPGRWMLASATLAGTEVVEWACRMLGLPNPENLTELAEQAEPGSKDLLMLPYLSLGGERAPFYDPAARGSLQGLSLEHGPAEIARACLEGLAMVIRDCLVASTAQPTELRLTGGGSANPLWRQVIADVTGVPVVRTADEQAGARGAAVTAHALLAGRDISEVARDLVGTSDPLQPDEANRTLYDDAYARFVGVREAAQAAGWFRRAS; encoded by the coding sequence GTGATCACCATCGGCATCGATGCCGGCACCTCGGTGGTGAAGAGCGTCGCCTACTCCGCGGACGGCACCGAGCTCGCCGTCACCCGCCGTCCGACCAGGGTCGAGCACCCCCGGCCCGGCTGGGCCGAGCAGAACATGCCCGAGGTCTGGTCGGCCGTCGCAGACACCGTCGCCGAGTTCGTCGCAGAACTCGGCACCGACGTCGCGGCGCTGGCGATCACCGCCCAGGGCGACGGCTGCTGGCTCGTCGACGCCGCCGGGCACCCGACCGGCCCCGCGCTGCTCTGGAACGACGCCCGGGCCTCGGCCATCGCCGCGAACTGGGCCGATTCCGGTCTGCTCGCCGAGCTTTTCAAGATCAACGGCTCGGTCGGCTTCGCCGGCCTGCCGCACGCGCAGCTCAGCTGGCTCGCCGAGCACGAGCCAGCCCGGATCACCGCTGCCGAGAAAATGCTGACCTGCGGCGGTTGGCTTTTCCACTGCCTCACCAGGCGCCTGGCCTGGGACGTCTCCGAGGCCTCGAACCCGTTCCTGGACGCGCGGACCGGCCAGTACTCTGCTGCGGTGCTCGGGGAACTCGGCCTGGGCTGGGCGCAACGGCTGCTGCCGGAAGCCGTCGACGGCGCGCAACGGCTCGCACCGTTGCAGGGGTCCGCCGCCGCGCGGCTGGGCGTTCCGGAGGGCACGCCGGTGGTGCTGGGTTCCTACGACGTGATTTCCACCGCAATCGGCGCTGGCGTGACCGAACCGGGGCAGGCCTGCACCATCCTCGGCACCACGATCTGCACCGAAGCGATCAGCGACGGTCCCCGGTTGGAGCGCACTCCCGTCGGCATGTCGCTGCGCACCCCGATGCCCGGTCGCTGGATGCTCGCCAGCGCCACGCTCGCCGGGACCGAGGTCGTCGAGTGGGCCTGCCGGATGCTGGGCCTGCCCAACCCGGAGAACCTCACCGAGCTCGCCGAACAGGCCGAGCCCGGCAGCAAGGACCTGCTGATGCTGCCCTATCTCTCGCTCGGCGGGGAGCGCGCGCCGTTCTACGACCCGGCAGCGCGCGGCAGCCTGCAGGGCCTGAGCCTGGAACACGGTCCGGCCGAGATCGCCCGGGCCTGCCTGGAGGGGCTGGCCATGGTCATCCGGGACTGCCTGGTCGCCAGCACCGCGCAACCCACCGAGCTGCGGCTCACCGGGGGCGGCTCCGCGAACCCGCTGTGGCGCCAGGTGATCGCGGACGTCACCGGGGTGCCGGTCGTCCGCACCGCCGACGAACAGGCCGGGGCCCGGGGCGCGGCCGTGACCGCGCACGCGCTGCTGGCGGGGCGCGACATCAGCGAGGTGGCCCGCGACCTGGTCGGGACATCCGATCCGTTGCAGCCAGACGAGGCCAACCGCACGCTTTACGACGACGCCTACGCGCGGTTCGTCGGGGTGCGCGAGGCCGCGCAGGCGGCCGGTTGGTTCCGGCGCGCGAGTTGA
- a CDS encoding gamma-glutamylcyclotransferase: MPLYAAYGSNMDPAQMMKRAPHSPMAGTGWLVDWRLTFGGEDYGWVGALATIVEQPGSQVFTVLYDVSPEDEQQLDNWEGAELGMHKKLRLRVQTLDGSVLAWLYVLDAYEGGLPSARYLGVMADAAEAAGAPEDYVEKLRKRPCHNVGP; encoded by the coding sequence GTGCCTCTGTACGCCGCGTACGGGTCCAACATGGATCCGGCCCAGATGATGAAGCGCGCCCCGCACTCCCCGATGGCGGGAACGGGCTGGCTGGTGGACTGGCGGCTGACCTTCGGCGGCGAGGACTACGGCTGGGTAGGAGCCCTCGCCACGATCGTCGAGCAGCCGGGTTCCCAGGTTTTCACGGTGCTCTACGACGTCAGCCCGGAGGACGAGCAGCAGCTCGACAACTGGGAGGGCGCCGAGCTCGGCATGCACAAGAAGCTGCGGCTGCGGGTGCAGACGCTGGACGGATCGGTGCTGGCCTGGCTGTACGTGCTGGACGCCTACGAGGGCGGGCTGCCGTCGGCGCGTTACCTCGGCGTGATGGCCGATGCCGCCGAAGCGGCGGGGGCTCCCGAGGACTACGTCGAGAAGCTGCGCAAACGGCCGTGCCACAACGTCGGCCCGTGA
- a CDS encoding FGGY-family carbohydrate kinase produces the protein MTELVAGVDVATANVRVQVHDPAGGVVASASRPLPQPVRSRGGRSEQDATTWWPAVRDCLAECTTALGPRSTEIRSLAISATSGTVVPVDGDGEPLTAALMYDDRRAEAEARIAAEVGADRWRRTGITPSAGSGLARIGWLARHLPDGTALVCHPPDLIAWKLVGHPVATDSSHALKSGYDAVAGEWATEVFEALGVPDRLLPEVVRPTTVLGAVDARGAAQTGLPVGCEVRAGMTDGCAGQLACGAVDVGHFVTVLGTTLVLKGVAEELVHDPAGAVYSHLHPDGMWLPGGAANIGGSALSDVDTAELPSLDAAATERGPASVVNYPLRGEGERFPFVAEHATRFVLGAPEDRIDEYRSRLEGVAFCERLALERLAQLGAPAEGAVRTAGGGARSIAWCRIRASVLDAPVLVVRGAGTALGAALLAASGSVYPDLSTAAAAMVPGGELVEPVPAEVSQLDDSYRRFLDELRTRGWISAT, from the coding sequence ATGACCGAACTAGTCGCGGGCGTCGACGTCGCGACCGCCAACGTCCGGGTGCAGGTCCACGATCCGGCGGGCGGGGTGGTGGCCTCGGCGTCCCGGCCACTGCCGCAGCCGGTGCGGTCGCGCGGTGGACGCTCCGAACAGGACGCGACCACTTGGTGGCCCGCGGTCCGCGACTGCCTCGCCGAATGCACGACGGCATTGGGACCGCGCAGCACCGAGATCCGCTCGCTTGCGATCTCGGCGACCTCGGGCACGGTCGTCCCAGTCGATGGCGACGGCGAACCGCTCACCGCTGCGCTGATGTACGACGACCGGCGCGCCGAAGCGGAAGCGCGGATCGCCGCCGAGGTCGGCGCGGACCGCTGGCGGCGCACCGGGATCACCCCGTCGGCGGGCTCCGGGCTGGCCCGGATCGGCTGGCTGGCGCGGCACCTCCCGGACGGCACAGCGCTGGTTTGCCACCCCCCGGACCTCATCGCCTGGAAGCTGGTCGGGCACCCCGTCGCCACCGACTCCAGCCACGCGCTGAAGAGCGGCTACGACGCCGTGGCAGGCGAGTGGGCGACCGAGGTCTTCGAGGCATTGGGCGTGCCGGACCGCCTGCTGCCGGAGGTCGTGCGCCCGACGACGGTGCTTGGCGCCGTCGACGCGAGGGGAGCGGCGCAGACCGGCCTGCCGGTCGGCTGCGAGGTGCGCGCCGGGATGACCGACGGCTGCGCCGGTCAGCTGGCTTGCGGAGCAGTCGACGTCGGGCATTTCGTGACGGTCCTCGGGACAACCTTGGTGCTGAAGGGAGTTGCCGAGGAACTCGTGCACGACCCGGCTGGTGCGGTGTACAGCCACCTGCACCCTGACGGGATGTGGCTGCCCGGCGGCGCGGCGAACATCGGCGGTTCCGCGCTGTCCGATGTGGACACCGCTGAGCTGCCGAGCCTGGACGCGGCGGCGACCGAGCGGGGACCGGCCAGCGTGGTCAACTACCCGCTGCGCGGCGAGGGGGAGCGGTTCCCGTTCGTCGCCGAGCACGCCACTCGGTTCGTGCTTGGCGCGCCGGAGGATCGGATCGACGAGTACCGCTCCCGCCTCGAAGGCGTCGCCTTCTGCGAGCGGCTCGCGCTGGAGCGGCTGGCCCAGCTCGGTGCCCCGGCGGAAGGCGCCGTGCGCACCGCAGGCGGCGGCGCCCGCAGCATTGCCTGGTGCCGGATCCGGGCGTCGGTCCTGGACGCCCCGGTGCTGGTCGTCCGAGGCGCGGGAACCGCGCTGGGTGCGGCGCTGCTGGCGGCCAGCGGTTCGGTCTACCCGGACCTGAGCACGGCGGCGGCCGCGATGGTGCCCGGGGGCGAACTCGTCGAGCCGGTGCCGGCGGAGGTGTCCCAACTGGACGACAGCTACCGGCGCTTCCTCGACGAGCTCCGCACCCGGGGCTGGATCTCCGCGACCTGA
- a CDS encoding amidohydrolase, whose protein sequence is MTVVDSRSPEPGQSRNGGSAVEEVDWDAAERSAVARGPLVAAGVDGPSAPIGSTMSRVESAVDDLGAGRGPSWLDAWLDENAHRVVAWRRHIHAYPELSRAEHETTAFLAERLTRAGLRPRILPVGTGLVCDIGGESRPGQRTVALRADIDALPLTEAIGLPYASTVDGVAHACGHDAHTTVVLGAALALAVAPNLPGRVRVIFQPAEEVMPGGALDVLAAGALDGVDRIFGLHCDPRLLVGQVGTRVGAITSASDLLELRLTSPGGHTSRPHLTADLVHALGTVITGLPTLLSRRVDPRTGTVLTWGAVHAGEAPNAIPQDGVLTGTLRTGDRDTWAKLEPLVHELVHSLLAPLGVGFDLQHRRGVPPVVNEAESTEVFRAGIAAGLGEDALASTPQSSGGEDFGWYLEHVPGSFARLGVHSGVGRVKDLHQPTFALDERALFVGIRAMVNTALTSLER, encoded by the coding sequence GGGCCGAGTGCGCCCATCGGCAGCACCATGTCCAGGGTGGAATCCGCCGTGGACGACCTCGGTGCTGGTCGTGGACCGTCCTGGCTGGATGCCTGGCTGGACGAGAACGCGCACCGTGTGGTGGCCTGGCGACGGCACATCCACGCCTACCCGGAGCTTTCCCGCGCCGAGCACGAGACCACCGCGTTCCTCGCGGAGCGGCTCACCCGGGCCGGCCTGCGTCCCCGGATCCTCCCGGTGGGAACCGGCCTGGTCTGCGACATCGGCGGCGAGTCCAGGCCCGGTCAGCGCACTGTGGCGCTGCGGGCCGACATCGACGCGCTGCCGCTGACCGAAGCCATCGGACTGCCGTACGCATCCACAGTGGACGGTGTTGCGCACGCCTGCGGGCACGACGCGCACACGACGGTCGTGCTCGGTGCCGCGCTGGCGCTGGCCGTCGCGCCGAACCTGCCCGGCCGGGTGCGGGTGATCTTCCAGCCAGCCGAAGAAGTGATGCCCGGCGGCGCCCTCGACGTGCTGGCCGCCGGTGCACTCGACGGAGTGGACCGGATCTTCGGGTTGCACTGCGACCCGCGGCTGCTGGTGGGCCAGGTCGGAACACGGGTCGGGGCCATCACCTCGGCGAGCGACCTGCTGGAACTCCGGCTGACCTCGCCCGGCGGGCACACCTCGCGCCCGCACCTGACCGCGGACCTGGTGCACGCGCTGGGGACCGTCATCACGGGCCTTCCGACGTTGCTGTCGCGCCGGGTCGATCCGCGCACCGGGACCGTCCTGACCTGGGGCGCGGTGCACGCGGGGGAGGCGCCGAACGCCATCCCGCAGGATGGCGTGCTCACCGGAACGCTGCGGACGGGCGACCGCGACACCTGGGCGAAGCTGGAGCCGCTGGTGCACGAACTCGTGCACAGCCTGCTGGCACCCCTCGGCGTCGGGTTCGACCTGCAGCACCGGCGCGGGGTGCCGCCGGTGGTCAACGAAGCGGAGAGCACCGAGGTGTTCCGGGCCGGGATCGCGGCGGGGCTCGGCGAAGACGCCCTGGCCAGCACGCCGCAGTCGTCCGGCGGCGAGGACTTCGGCTGGTACCTGGAGCACGTGCCGGGCTCGTTCGCCCGGCTGGGCGTGCACTCCGGGGTCGGTCGGGTCAAGGACCTGCACCAGCCGACGTTCGCGTTGGACGAGCGAGCGCTGTTCGTGGGCATCAGGGCGATGGTGAACACCGCCCTGACCAGCCTGGAACGCTGA
- a CDS encoding zinc ribbon domain-containing protein: protein MSVAPCAQRIRAPYTSVRCSDCGWIDKNSRKSQAELVCSGRGFTCNADVNASINVAAGQDEGPKPGRACAGGTTPARGSKSVREPQLSLWRELESLASGEEGCQLIEVYPVAAVSVRGVPASLKA, encoded by the coding sequence GTGAGCGTTGCGCCATGCGCGCAACGCATCCGGGCCCCGTACACGTCTGTGCGGTGTAGCGACTGCGGGTGGATCGACAAGAACTCACGCAAGAGCCAAGCTGAGTTGGTCTGTTCTGGCCGTGGTTTCACCTGCAACGCGGATGTCAACGCAAGCATCAACGTCGCGGCAGGACAGGACGAAGGTCCCAAGCCAGGTCGGGCTTGTGCCGGAGGGACGACACCCGCACGCGGGTCGAAGAGCGTCCGTGAACCTCAACTCTCGCTCTGGCGAGAGTTGGAATCCCTCGCCTCAGGCGAGGAAGGATGTCAACTGATCGAGGTGTATCCGGTCGCTGCTGTATCTGTTCGCGGGGTTCCCGCCTCTTTAAAGGCATGA
- a CDS encoding tetratricopeptide repeat protein: MYGKAFAPEYQGQLRDMSVNTAYEDVLAAALERESQAVDEGSGLELAQACLAVAEAYRRLGRLDEADAAWRASYRAARDAGEQGAMAWALWSGGTLARQRGQMTAAVRWLSSARDLAKKAGELIAYGYSVAGIAETLRIRGDYEEARVLHEELLAEARRRGECRHTVWALEGLAQLDRNAGDLDSAWRRFEEAAEIAEAGGDERGLAWALRGLADVMSLRGEHDEALRLLSRAEQICRRMDLTSALAYNRKMRGNVLFRACWYGEAARTYRDAQKMFRSTNEPRGAALAELGLLKSLDKLGRPRPVTERDLRALRDALDSRELRHTRRMVEEAISEMAEIAA, encoded by the coding sequence ATGTACGGGAAGGCGTTCGCACCGGAGTACCAAGGGCAGCTCCGGGACATGTCGGTCAACACGGCCTACGAGGACGTGCTGGCGGCGGCGTTGGAACGCGAGTCGCAGGCGGTGGACGAGGGTTCCGGGCTGGAGCTCGCGCAGGCGTGCCTGGCGGTTGCGGAGGCGTACCGGCGCCTCGGCCGGCTCGACGAGGCGGACGCGGCGTGGCGTGCGAGTTACCGAGCGGCCCGCGACGCGGGCGAGCAGGGCGCGATGGCGTGGGCGCTGTGGAGCGGCGGCACCCTGGCCCGGCAGCGCGGGCAGATGACCGCCGCGGTGCGCTGGCTCAGCTCCGCGCGGGACCTGGCCAAGAAGGCCGGTGAGCTGATCGCGTACGGCTATTCGGTCGCCGGAATCGCCGAAACGCTGCGGATCCGGGGGGATTACGAGGAGGCCCGCGTGCTCCACGAGGAGCTGCTGGCGGAGGCCCGTCGGCGGGGCGAGTGCCGGCACACGGTGTGGGCGTTGGAAGGCCTGGCGCAGCTCGACCGCAACGCGGGCGACCTGGACTCCGCTTGGCGGCGGTTCGAGGAGGCCGCCGAGATCGCCGAAGCGGGCGGGGATGAGCGGGGCCTCGCCTGGGCGTTGCGGGGGCTGGCGGACGTCATGTCGTTACGCGGGGAGCACGACGAGGCGCTGCGCCTGCTGTCGCGGGCCGAGCAGATCTGCCGCCGGATGGACCTGACCAGCGCCCTGGCCTACAACCGCAAGATGCGCGGCAATGTCCTCTTCCGCGCGTGCTGGTACGGGGAGGCCGCACGCACCTACCGGGATGCGCAGAAGATGTTCCGGTCCACCAACGAACCGCGCGGTGCCGCGCTGGCCGAGTTGGGCTTGTTGAAGAGCCTCGACAAGCTGGGCCGACCACGACCGGTCACCGAAAGGGATCTGCGCGCCCTGCGGGACGCGTTGGACAGCCGGGAACTGCGGCACACCAGGCGAATGGTGGAGGAGGCGATCAGCGAAATGGCAGAGATCGCGGCCTGA
- a CDS encoding ArsR/SmtB family transcription factor, with amino-acid sequence MSQHLGRLRLAGLVRARRDGRRMLYRITSDHLSALVNEALEFAEHTVEGIRHHG; translated from the coding sequence GTGTCACAGCATCTGGGCCGACTACGGCTGGCCGGTCTGGTCCGCGCCCGCCGCGACGGCCGGCGGATGCTCTACCGCATCACAAGCGACCACCTCTCCGCGCTGGTCAACGAGGCCCTGGAGTTCGCCGAACACACCGTCGAGGGCATTCGACACCATGGCTGA